The DNA segment GGTGCGGCCACTCGTACTATCCGCTTAGGGTCTGGTGGCATTATGCTGCCACATTACAGTGCCTATAAAGTCGCTGAAGTATTTTCTCTGCTGGCTAATCTATATCCTGGCCGCATTGATCTGGGAGTAGGGCGAGCCCCGGTGCTGATATGTCCACGGCTAAAGCTCTGGCGACGGATGGTCAGCCCAAATTTGCCCGTTTTCCGCAATTGGTTGAAAGTCTGAGTGAGTATCTATGGCAACCAGTAACTCAGCCGGTCGTTAGCCCAAAACCACCACCGGGTATTCCATTATGGATGTTGGGTTCCAGTGCCGATAGCGCCTTGCTGGCTGCTCAGCGCGGTCTGCCTTATAACCTGGCGGCGTTTATCAATCCTCAGGCTGACCCAGCTTTGATTCAGTATTATAAAGAGCGCTTTCAGCCCAGCGAGTTGCAGCAGCAGCCCTATGCGATTCTTACCATGAGTGTGTTTTGTGCCGATACCGAAGAACAGGCGGCTAAGCTGGCCCATACCCATGATATTAATTTCTTCCGCTTTGTTACAGGGCAGGCAGGCGAGGTTTCACTAACCCCTGCGGAGGCTGCGGAATTTCCGATGACGCCACAGTTGCAGAGTTTTATTCAGGACCGTTCCAGATTAAGGGCGACGGGGACAGTAGAGCAGGTAAAAGAAAAAATTACCCGACAGGCGGAAGTATTTTCTGCCGATGAAATTATGGCGGTAACCAATATGCATTATTTTGAAGATCGCAAACGCTCGTTCGAGTTACTCAAACAAGCTTTCTAATCTAACGATTTAGTAAAGGTCGTCTAACACACCGTTAACAATGTCGGTTTCTATCATGCTGACCGGGCCATTCCAGTCCTCAGGGTAGATAGTATCGTCGGGGTTAAGGTAATCTTCACTGCTGAGTTCATAGGCATTGCGCCAATCCTCAGGTTCTTCCACCTCTTCCAGTAGCATTTCATTCCAGTTCTCAAGGTCGTATTCCGTTACAGCGCCATCGATAAGTTGGGTTTCTATCGTGCGGGTGTTTTCGTCCACAGCCACGACTTCAAATATCAGCCCTTGCTGGATTTCCCTAT comes from the Oceanicoccus sagamiensis genome and includes:
- a CDS encoding DUF6763 family protein, with product MKSTTPQVGSWYREIQQGLIFEVVAVDENTRTIETQLIDGAVTEYDLENWNEMLLEEVEEPEDWRNAYELSSEDYLNPDDTIYPEDWNGPVSMIETDIVNGVLDDLY